A single genomic interval of Drosophila virilis strain 15010-1051.87 chromosome 2, Dvir_AGI_RSII-ME, whole genome shotgun sequence harbors:
- the Nasp gene encoding nuclear autoantigenic sperm protein homolog codes for MSAEAEAIVTTAAADAAPEKAAIEPVAADTTPDKVPSDVAINPEQVRAEKILKGKELFSQGSRNFLVKSYDEAADELSQVCQLYEEVYGELADELGQPLLLYAKSLIAMALDENKVIDVPDEAADDDEEDVDEDDAEEGESEANGDKPVVPKANGATNGKKLESIKEGDADEADSTGDAGQSKPEEPAGSSKPPTGVDEVSSSNGNAAASNNEDERPSTSNGEVTASTSNGAPAAMDVDQAEEDNEEGEGVSGSLQLAWEILEAAAKIFSRQGLSGLPYLADVQTELANIEFENGILDAAREDYERALKIHAELPNKNRRALAELHYKIGLTYLMQQLNKEGAAALRNSSVLIEEEISEIKSKENPTEREKNNMLDLEETRQEILVKIQEIEETQAQTIAEVRAALDSYIKPMSSSNNNGGDAAASSSTARAGDAVATNGAASSSSSTTASAASSSAISSSSNKPTDITHLIKRKKPEEPSSEAEAVCSPAKRAAV; via the exons ATGTCCGCCGAAGCTGAAGCAATTGTCACAACGGCTGCTGCCGATGCAGCGCCAGAGAAGGCAGCCATCGAGCCCGTTGCTGCGGACACCACGCCCGACAAGGTGCCTTCAGATGTAGCTATCAACCCGGAGCAAGTGCGTGCCGAGAAAATACTTAAGGGCAAGGAGCTGTTTAGTCAGGGATCACGCAACTTTCTAGTAAAGAGCTATGACGAGGCGGCCGATGAGCTGAGTCAGGTGTGCCAGCTATACGAGGAGGTGTATGGCGAACTGGCCGATGAACTGGGACAGCCACTGTTGCT CTACGCCAAATCGTTGATTGCGATGGCGCTAGATGAGAACAAAGTGATCGATGTGCCCGACGAGGCAGCCGATGACGATGAAGAGGATGTGGACGAGGATGACGCTGAAGAGGGCGAGAGCGAAGCGAATGGAGATAAGCCAGTTGTGCCCAAAGCAAACGGAGCCACAAATGGTAAAAAGCTGGAAAGCATTAAAGAAGGTGATGCCGACGAGGCCGATTCCACGGGCGATGCAGGTCAGTCTAAGCCAGAAGAGCCAGCCGGTAGTTCCAAGCCACCCACGGGAGTGGATGAagtgagcagcagcaatggaAACGCTGCCGCTTCGAACAACGAGGATGAACGTCCCAGCACTTCAAATGGCGAGGTGACTGCCAGCACCAGCAACGGTGCACCAGCGGCAATGGATGTGGACCAGGCCGAGGAAGACAACGAAGAGGGCGAAGGTGTTAGCGGCAGTCTTCAATTGGCCTGGGAGATACTCGAGGCGGCGGCCAAGATTTTTTCGCGCCAAGGTCTCAGCGGCTTGCCTTACCTGGCTGATGTGCAAACGGAACTGGCCAACATTGAATTCGAGAATGGTATTCTGGATGCAGCACGCGAGGATTACG AGAGAGCTTTGAAGATACATGCGGAGCTGCCCAATAAGAATCGTCGTGCGCTGGCCGAGCTGCACTACAAGATCGGGCTTACTTATCTGATGCAGCAGCTTAACAAGGAGGGCGCCGCAGCTTTGCGCAACTCTAGCGTGCTTATTGAAGAAGAAATTTCCGAGATCAAGAGCAAGGAGAACCCAACCGAACGTGAGAAGAACAACATGCTGGACTTGGAGGAGACCAGACAGGAGATTCTGGTCAAGATTCAAGAGATCGAAGAAACACAGGCACAG ACAATAGCAGAGGTGCGCGCTGCTTTGGACAGCTACATCAAGCctatgagcagcagcaacaacaacggtgGGGATGCAGCTGCCTCCTCATCGACAGCCCGTGCTGGTGACGCTGTCGCTACCAATGGAGCTGCGTCCAGCTCTTCATCGACCACAGCGTCTGCTGCCTCCTCGTCGGCCATCAGCAGCAGTTCGAACAAACCCACAGATATCACGCATCTGATCAAACGTAAGAAGCCCGAAGAGCCCAGCTCGGAGGCCGAAGCTGTATGTTCGCCTGCCAAGCGTGCTGCTGTTTAG
- the LOC6629603 gene encoding uncharacterized protein produces LVRAKGAGSGAAVGVGVSVGSGSRYKVTARCVPEVSITSPTSVSQQQQQQQQLQQEQHEAPNKHITLLRSRSQPTSNSIFSPGLGLAAGGATLVEEEDFSLLSTEPVTWSASGSGANKNVLQRQLATTTQLEEQEQQRQLLQEQDQEQQQQQLQQQSLGDIEPPNELTPLVEERCAAATITAGAQNPTTNRYSHNSKTTRSWPVIYRNPHHCDYEALYVQQPPAQPSTQPFKQNCYSNQFKQSIVYSSSNEELPGGPELAEVTPRQTTCYYFAPSRRNSIYEHPSSVVGGSLQFDGASNAATTAAAAAAVESLRRSNSILLRQNSCAKVIQRRGSGSAGAVALETSTSLSSQMDGMGMGSGTGGSACCSSCCMGPPPVLFLFVTLLMTTSATAMLCAAIMTDHWEHVTWDRNSLDRYSNRSGLHLEWLLDDQVAMLKPDKRADHRFRRDSVFLVPMHGGIWTLCIDLPIPQLQELRRNPKFPRGAPPCVNYLAGSMENARGEEQRNDWQHSESQVITLQPHLRMQNLSISCSLVCLIILGSAALVGAFGVCQRQISAILITGVMYLLAALFALFTLMIIHFKRQQGRPMLDSDYDGTVDGIVARPGGVAIMAKPLLGARVFLTSWSLDLGWGGVVLCAITSVLWILLSKIMRYNPFSALMI; encoded by the exons CTGGTGCGGGCCAAGGGCGCCGGCTCCGGCGCTGCCGTCGGTGTCGGCGTcagcgttggcagcggcagtCGCTACAAGGTGACCGCTCGCTGTGTGCCAGAAGTGAGCATCACATCGCCCACCAGTgtcagccagcagcagcagcagcagcagcaactgcaacaagaacaacatgaAGCACCGAACAAACACATAACGCTGCTGCGCAGCCGGTCACAGCCAACGTCTAACAGCATTTTCTCGCCAGGCTTAGGCTTGGCCGCGGGCGGCGCCACTCTGGTCGAGGAGGAGGACTTCAGTTTGCTGTCAACGGAGCCAGTCACTTGGTCGGCCAGTGGCAGCGGCGCCAACAAGAATGTGCTGCAGCGTCAGCTGGCGACAACCACGCAGCtagaggagcaggagcagcagcgccagctgctgcaggaACAGGATcaggaacaacagcagcagcagctgcagcaacagtcTTTGGGCGACATTGAGCCGCCCAACGAGCTGACACCGCTGGTGGAGGAGCGCTGCGCCGCTGCCACAATTACGGCTGGAGCACAGAACCCTACGACCAATAGGTATAGCCACAACTCGAAGACCACGCGCTCCTGGCCAGTCATCTATCGCAATCCCCATCATTGTGACTACGAGGCGCTCTACGTGCAGCAGCCACCGGCACAGCCGTCAACGCAGCCGTTCAAGCAGAACTGTTATTCCAATCAgttcaagcaatcgattgtTTACTCCAGCAGCAATGAGGAGCTACCGGGCGGACCAGAGCTAGCGGAGGTCACGCCCAGACAAACCACATGTTACTATTTTGCGCCCAGTCGGCGCAACAGCATTTATGAGCATCCCTCGTCCGTGGTGGGCGGCTCCTTGCAGTTTGACGGTGCCAGCAACGCAgcaaccacagcagcagcagctgccgccgtcgAGAGTCTAAGACGGAGCAACAGCATCCTGCTCAGGCAAAACAGCTGCGCCAAAGTTATACAGCGCAGGGGTAGCGGCAGCGCCGGCGCCGTTGCATTGGAGACATCCACATCGCTCAGCTCACAAATGGacggcatgggcatgggcagtGGAACTGGTGGCAGcgcctgctgctccagctgctgcatgGGCCCGCCGCCCGTCCTGTTTCTCTTCGTCACGCTGCTAATGACCACCAGCGCCACGGCCATGTTGTGTGCCGCCATAATGACTGATCACTGGGAGCACGTGACATGGGATCGCAACAGTCTGGATCGTTACTCGAATCGATCGGGCCTGCATCTGGAATGGCTTCTGGATGACCAGGTGGCTATGCTTAAGCCAGATAAAAGAG CTGATCATCGTTTTCGACGCGATTCCGTTTTTCTGGTGCCAATGCACGGTGGCATCTGGACGCTGTGCATCGATCTGCCCATTCCACAGCTGCAGGAGTTGCGGCGCAATCCAAAGTTTCCACGCGGCGCACCGCCGTGTGTCAACTACTTGGCCGGGTCCATGGAGAACGCGCGCGGCGAGGAGCAGCGCAACGATTGGCAGCACAGTGAGTCACAGGTCATCACACTGCAGCCGCATCTGA GAATGCAAAACCTGTCCATATCCTGCTCACTTGTCTGCCTCATCATTCTGGGCAGCGCCGCTTTGGTGGGCGCCTTCGGCGTCTGCCAGCGCCAAATAAGTGCCATCCTTATTACGGGCGTCATGTATCTGCTGGCGG CTCTGTTTGCCCTGTTCACGCTGATGATAATACACTTTAAGCGACAGCAGGGACGCCCGATGTTGGACAGCGACTACGATGGCACCGTCGATGGTATTGTGGCACGACCGGGCGGAGTCGCTATTATGGCCAAACCGTTGCTGGGCGCACGTGTATTCCTAACTTCGTGGAGTCTGGACCTGGGCTGGGGCGGCGTTGTGCTCTGCGCCATTACGTCGGTGCTATGGATTCTGCTGTCAAAGATCATGCGGTATAACCCCTTCTCGGCGCTCATGATTTAG